In Lusitaniella coriacea LEGE 07157, one genomic interval encodes:
- a CDS encoding ABC1 kinase family protein: MEYDAQRIARHYSRQPWKIIGRVLKILWLLGGFLLRMLWDEGRNPAEANKFKRATDLRQTLTRLGPTFIKVGQALSTRPDLIRKDYLEELIKLQDRLPPFEDAIAFSIIERELGRSVEEAYAEITPHPIAAASLGQVYRATLKTGEEVAVKVQRPNLTPVISRDLFLMRWAAGWMAPFLPLNLGHDLTLIVDEFGTKLFEEIDYLNEGRNAERFAANFQDDPTVKVPAIYWRYTSHRVLTLEWIHGFKLTDAESIRAAGLDPNDIIEIGVTSGLRQLLEFGFFHADPHPGNLFATPDGRMAYIDFGMMDRLDAPTKETLASSVVHLINRDYCALADDFVALGFLAPDTRIEPIIPALERVLGNAMGESVGNFNFKTITDEFSELMYEYPFRVPAKFSLIIRSLVTQEGLALSLDSNFKIVDIAYPYVARRLLKGESAEMRKRLIEILFKNGKFQWERLENMIAIARADENFDLLPTAQLGLQYLLSEEGQYLRNKVLLALTEDDRLHTEEVQRLWNLVKEDLKPARLFDVALGALREISTEGVAALIPATTH, translated from the coding sequence ATGGAATACGACGCACAACGGATCGCACGGCACTATTCCCGCCAACCGTGGAAGATTATCGGACGGGTTCTGAAGATTCTGTGGCTGCTGGGGGGATTTCTGTTACGGATGTTATGGGACGAAGGGCGCAACCCAGCAGAAGCCAATAAGTTCAAACGCGCTACCGATCTCCGTCAAACCCTCACCCGCTTAGGTCCCACCTTCATTAAAGTCGGTCAGGCACTCTCTACGCGACCGGATTTAATTCGCAAAGACTATTTAGAAGAGTTAATCAAACTGCAAGATCGACTGCCGCCTTTTGAGGACGCGATCGCGTTTTCAATTATCGAACGAGAATTAGGGCGTTCCGTCGAAGAAGCCTACGCAGAAATTACCCCCCATCCCATTGCGGCAGCAAGTTTGGGTCAGGTATATCGAGCAACCCTAAAAACAGGGGAAGAAGTGGCAGTCAAAGTTCAGCGCCCCAACCTGACCCCCGTCATTAGCCGCGATTTATTTTTAATGCGTTGGGCTGCGGGGTGGATGGCTCCCTTTCTCCCGTTGAATTTGGGTCACGACCTCACCCTCATTGTTGACGAATTCGGCACAAAGTTATTCGAGGAAATCGATTATCTCAACGAAGGGCGCAATGCCGAGCGGTTTGCCGCTAATTTTCAAGACGATCCCACCGTTAAAGTTCCCGCAATTTATTGGCGCTATACAAGCCATCGCGTCCTCACCCTAGAGTGGATTCATGGCTTCAAACTCACCGACGCAGAAAGTATTCGCGCCGCAGGACTCGATCCCAACGATATCATCGAAATCGGCGTAACCTCCGGATTGCGGCAACTCCTAGAATTTGGGTTTTTCCACGCCGATCCCCATCCCGGTAATTTATTCGCCACCCCAGACGGACGCATGGCATATATCGATTTTGGCATGATGGATCGGCTCGATGCGCCCACGAAAGAAACCCTTGCCAGTTCTGTCGTTCACCTGATCAATCGGGACTACTGCGCCCTGGCAGATGATTTCGTCGCCCTGGGTTTCCTCGCCCCCGACACGCGAATCGAACCGATTATTCCAGCATTAGAGAGGGTGTTGGGCAACGCAATGGGAGAAAGCGTCGGTAACTTCAACTTCAAAACCATCACCGATGAATTTTCCGAGTTGATGTACGAATACCCGTTTCGGGTTCCGGCGAAGTTCTCGCTGATTATTCGTTCTTTGGTAACCCAAGAAGGACTCGCTCTTTCTTTGGACTCAAACTTCAAAATTGTCGATATTGCCTATCCTTATGTGGCACGACGCTTGCTCAAAGGGGAATCGGCGGAGATGCGCAAGCGCTTAATTGAAATTTTGTTTAAGAATGGGAAGTTTCAGTGGGAGCGCTTGGAAAATATGATCGCGATCGCGCGAGCTGATGAAAACTTCGATCTCCTCCCCACCGCCCAACTCGGATTGCAATACCTCCTCTCAGAAGAAGGTCAATATTTGCGAAATAAAGTCCTCTTGGCACTCACTGAAGATGACCGCTTACACACAGAAGAAGTTCAACGCCTGTGGAACCTCGTGAAAGAAGACCTCAAACCCGCCCGCTTGTTTGATGTTGCCCTTGGCGCATTGCGGGAAATTTCCACCGAAGGTGTAGCGGCATTAATTCCTGCAACAACCCATTAG
- a CDS encoding GrpB family protein, translating into MDEVIIVEYNPHWKALFEREAARIREVLTGNIISRIEHFGSTAVPGLAAKPIIDILIGVRSLTEAKQIAISGLETLGYAYWFDNPDPQRMFFVKGLPPKPGRTHHIHIVEQDSILWERLIFRDYLREHPDEAKRYAQLKHYLAQRFSGDREAYTRGKSKYVSFVLQKARLP; encoded by the coding sequence ATGGATGAAGTCATCATCGTTGAATATAATCCGCACTGGAAGGCACTTTTTGAGAGGGAAGCCGCGCGTATCCGTGAGGTTTTAACTGGAAATATTATTTCTCGCATCGAGCATTTTGGCAGCACCGCAGTACCCGGATTAGCCGCAAAGCCCATCATTGATATTTTGATAGGAGTTCGTTCCCTCACAGAAGCCAAGCAAATTGCGATCTCTGGGCTAGAAACCTTGGGGTATGCTTATTGGTTTGATAATCCCGATCCTCAACGAATGTTTTTTGTTAAAGGTTTGCCACCCAAACCAGGGCGAACTCATCACATTCACATCGTTGAGCAAGACAGCATCCTATGGGAACGTTTAATCTTTCGAGATTATCTGCGCGAGCATCCAGATGAAGCGAAACGTTACGCACAATTAAAGCATTATCTTGCCCAACGCTTTTCGGGAGATCGCGAAGCATACACGAGGGGGAAATCAAAGTACGTCAGTTTTGTTTTGCAGAAAGCGCGGTTGCCATAA
- a CDS encoding COX15/CtaA family protein, which yields MAESIFEQKIATQLQSLDIHGEEPASQKWIRRFVWKIAVATLLLMAVGSATRVMNAGLACPDWPLCYGQLIPRAQMNLQVFLEWFHRLDAALIGLSAIALLGLSLWYRRELPRWLPWASGLALSAIVFQGVLGGLTVTKLLRFDIVTAHLGTALLFFSILIVIASLLTPYSGAGTAGILPWLGLIATLLIYIQSLLGALVGSQWALHQCFSFSQLCSVMNSHIIGVVPSTLSTLTLTFVAWRSRELHPLLRKLANTAAGLVALQILLGVATFYLHLQVEPLTVMHQGVGAALLGTLVAFVTFALRDRATLTQPET from the coding sequence ATGGCAGAATCCATCTTTGAGCAGAAAATAGCGACTCAACTTCAATCGCTCGACATCCACGGGGAAGAGCCTGCGAGCCAAAAGTGGATCCGGCGCTTTGTCTGGAAAATTGCCGTGGCAACTCTACTCCTCATGGCGGTGGGAAGTGCCACGCGCGTGATGAATGCGGGTTTGGCTTGTCCGGATTGGCCTTTGTGTTACGGACAGTTGATTCCCAGAGCGCAGATGAATCTTCAGGTCTTTTTGGAGTGGTTTCATCGTTTGGATGCGGCGCTGATTGGCTTGAGCGCGATCGCGCTTTTGGGATTATCCCTTTGGTATCGGCGTGAACTCCCGCGTTGGCTGCCTTGGGCTTCTGGTCTTGCCCTGAGCGCGATCGTCTTTCAAGGGGTGTTAGGAGGGCTGACTGTAACGAAATTGCTTCGCTTTGATATCGTAACCGCTCACCTCGGAACCGCCCTACTCTTTTTCAGCATCCTCATTGTTATTGCCTCACTTCTAACCCCCTATAGCGGTGCGGGGACAGCCGGCATACTCCCCTGGCTGGGCTTAATCGCCACCCTACTGATTTATATCCAAAGTTTGCTGGGGGCTTTAGTCGGCTCTCAATGGGCGCTGCACCAATGCTTCAGCTTTTCCCAACTTTGTAGCGTCATGAATAGCCATATCATCGGCGTTGTTCCCTCAACTCTCAGTACCTTAACCCTCACCTTCGTTGCATGGCGATCGCGCGAACTTCATCCCCTCTTACGCAAGCTGGCAAATACGGCGGCTGGACTCGTGGCATTGCAAATTTTACTCGGCGTAGCAACGTTTTATCTGCACTTGCAAGTCGAACCCCTAACGGTTATGCACCAAGGGGTTGGCGCTGCGTTACTGGGTACGCTGGTGGCGTTTGTAACCTTTGCCCTGCGCGATAGGGCGACTCTCACTCAGCCCGAAACCTAA
- a CDS encoding tetratricopeptide repeat protein: protein MKRLLTAVMALSGVAFTSTTAFAQEANSFEEWANQCYELSGEPALEACDKAIELNANDATVWTNRGRILYADLGRTEEALESLNRAIAIAPNDSLALYNRCTALAALERYQQAIDSCDRAIAGDGRWGESDPSRAWVNRGVSLRRLGRHNEAIESYDRAIEINPNDALVWNNKGAVLYEVERYADALSAFEEALRLDPNHELARRNRNIVQQRLSGQ, encoded by the coding sequence ATGAAAAGATTGTTAACGGCTGTTATGGCATTGAGTGGCGTTGCTTTCACCAGCACTACAGCCTTTGCTCAAGAAGCCAATAGTTTTGAGGAGTGGGCAAATCAATGTTATGAGTTGAGCGGAGAGCCTGCTCTGGAAGCTTGCGATAAAGCCATTGAATTGAATGCGAACGATGCAACGGTTTGGACGAATCGAGGACGGATTCTTTATGCAGATTTAGGACGAACAGAGGAAGCCTTGGAATCGCTCAATCGCGCGATTGCGATCGCGCCAAACGACTCCCTCGCGCTGTACAATCGCTGTACGGCGTTGGCTGCGTTGGAGCGGTACCAACAGGCAATTGATAGTTGCGATCGCGCGATCGCCGGAGACGGACGTTGGGGAGAGTCCGATCCCTCTAGAGCTTGGGTCAATCGTGGCGTTTCTCTGCGCCGTTTGGGACGACACAATGAAGCGATTGAATCTTACGATCGCGCGATTGAAATTAATCCTAACGACGCGCTAGTTTGGAACAATAAGGGAGCCGTTCTATACGAGGTAGAGCGTTATGCAGATGCTCTAAGCGCCTTTGAAGAAGCCCTCAGACTCGATCCCAACCACGAACTCGCTCGTCGCAATCGCAATATCGTACAACAGCGCCTTAGCGGACAATAG
- the fmt gene encoding methionyl-tRNA formyltransferase, giving the protein MKIVFFGTPQFAVPSLNGLLNEPDIAVQAVVTQPDKPRGRGKKLIPSAVKQVALENNLPVWQPHRVKKEPETLELLRQTEADFFVVVAYGQILSLEILNMPKFGSINAHGSILPQYRGAAPIQWSLYNGDRETGITTMLMDEGMDTGAMLLTAYTDVELLENAQQLGIRLAEIGADILPETLFAVAEGSIQPIPQNNEQATYAPLIQKGDYTLDWSRPAIALHNQIRAFYPNCIATFRDKPLKILATVPLGEPYWTQLPPSLQILQQQYPDLSQSTGKPGEILGFAKKLGAIVQTGEGLLLLQEVQLAGKKPQSGWDFVNGMRLSVGEVLV; this is encoded by the coding sequence ATAAAAATTGTCTTTTTCGGTACGCCACAATTTGCCGTACCCAGTCTCAACGGCTTACTCAACGAACCCGACATTGCAGTCCAAGCTGTCGTGACGCAACCGGATAAACCCAGGGGACGGGGTAAAAAACTGATTCCCTCTGCGGTGAAGCAAGTTGCATTGGAGAATAATCTTCCCGTTTGGCAACCCCATCGCGTCAAAAAAGAGCCGGAAACCCTGGAATTATTGCGCCAAACAGAAGCGGATTTTTTTGTGGTGGTTGCTTACGGACAAATTCTCTCTTTAGAAATCCTAAATATGCCCAAATTCGGCTCTATTAACGCTCATGGTTCAATCTTGCCGCAATATCGCGGCGCTGCGCCCATTCAATGGAGTCTTTACAACGGCGATCGCGAAACGGGCATAACCACCATGTTAATGGACGAGGGAATGGATACAGGAGCCATGTTGCTAACCGCTTATACAGATGTGGAATTGCTAGAGAATGCCCAGCAGCTTGGGATTCGTTTGGCAGAGATCGGAGCGGATATTTTGCCTGAAACCCTGTTTGCTGTTGCGGAGGGAAGCATTCAACCCATTCCTCAAAATAACGAACAGGCAACCTACGCGCCATTAATTCAGAAGGGAGATTATACATTAGATTGGTCGCGCCCCGCGATCGCGCTCCACAATCAAATTCGCGCCTTCTATCCCAACTGCATCGCCACCTTCCGCGATAAACCCCTCAAAATCCTCGCCACCGTCCCCCTCGGCGAACCCTATTGGACGCAACTCCCCCCATCATTACAAATCCTTCAACAGCAATACCCCGACCTTTCGCAATCTACCGGAAAACCGGGAGAAATCCTTGGGTTTGCCAAAAAACTGGGTGCAATCGTACAAACAGGAGAAGGTCTTTTACTCCTACAAGAAGTCCAATTAGCGGGTAAAAAGCCCCAATCCGGTTGGGATTTTGTCAATGGAATGCGCTTGAGTGTGGGGGAAGTCCTAGTCTGA
- a CDS encoding heme o synthase, whose amino-acid sequence MTGTTFSPLHENFLAVIKSYYQLTKPRIIPLLLITTAAAMWIAGKGQVDPRQVLIVLLGGTLAAASAQTFNCVYDRDIDYEMLRTRSRPIPSGRVHPRHAIVFACILGILSFTLFAVFVNLLSALLALCGIGFYMLVYTHWLKRTSTQNIVIGGAAGSIPPLVGWAAVTGDLSWTAWLLFLTIFLWTPPHFWALALMIRDDYAQVNIPMLPVVKGEETTVKQIWLYTLLVVPVSFLLIYPLGEAGIVYGFFATILGGIFIRKAWQLQQAPQDKQLAKSMFKYSILYMMLLCTGMVVDSLPAMHQITATVVEYLSSFACNA is encoded by the coding sequence ATGACTGGGACAACATTTTCTCCCCTCCACGAAAACTTTCTCGCCGTTATCAAAAGCTATTACCAACTCACCAAACCCCGCATTATTCCCCTACTCCTAATTACCACTGCGGCTGCGATGTGGATTGCGGGAAAGGGTCAAGTCGATCCTCGGCAAGTTCTAATTGTGTTGTTGGGGGGAACCCTCGCTGCGGCTTCCGCTCAAACCTTCAACTGCGTCTACGATCGCGATATTGACTACGAAATGCTGCGTACCCGATCGCGTCCCATCCCTTCCGGGCGCGTTCATCCTCGCCACGCGATCGTTTTTGCCTGCATCCTCGGAATCCTTTCCTTTACCCTCTTCGCAGTCTTTGTAAACCTTCTCAGCGCCCTCCTCGCGCTCTGTGGGATCGGGTTCTATATGCTGGTTTACACCCATTGGCTCAAACGCACCAGCACCCAAAACATCGTCATTGGCGGTGCTGCGGGTTCGATTCCGCCTTTAGTAGGTTGGGCTGCGGTGACAGGGGATTTAAGCTGGACGGCGTGGTTATTATTTCTCACGATCTTCCTCTGGACACCGCCCCATTTCTGGGCATTGGCGCTGATGATTCGCGATGATTACGCCCAGGTTAATATTCCCATGCTCCCAGTGGTCAAAGGAGAAGAAACCACGGTCAAGCAAATTTGGCTTTATACCTTACTCGTGGTTCCAGTCAGCTTTTTGTTAATTTATCCCCTCGGCGAAGCGGGTATTGTTTACGGATTTTTTGCCACAATCCTCGGCGGAATTTTCATCCGCAAAGCTTGGCAACTTCAACAAGCACCCCAGGACAAGCAATTGGCAAAATCGATGTTCAAATATTCCATTCTTTACATGATGTTGTTATGTACGGGAATGGTTGTGGATAGTTTGCCTGCGATGCACCAAATAACGGCGACAGTCGTGGAGTATCTTTCGAGTTTTGCCTGCAATGCCTAA
- a CDS encoding HAD hydrolase-like protein: MNAVFVVFDFDGTLADSRLAFLDIINRLADEFGYQPVSNEEADKMRRLSSKEIVQQSKVPPVKIPFLLRRLKRELSKEIVDILPIPGIETSLRELKDCGFELGILTSNLTENVNAFLEKNNLQNLFTFVYSENNLFGKDKALKKVFKRHEIAPENSIYVGDETRDIEAARKMKVKCIAVSWGFNAKDALARYQPDFLVDDPQELIRVIQSVDDASRLREVSRE; this comes from the coding sequence ATGAACGCTGTTTTTGTTGTTTTCGATTTCGATGGTACGCTCGCGGATTCTCGCCTTGCCTTTTTGGACATTATTAATCGCCTTGCTGATGAATTTGGCTATCAGCCTGTCAGCAACGAAGAAGCCGACAAAATGCGTCGTTTAAGCTCAAAAGAAATTGTCCAACAATCCAAAGTTCCTCCTGTAAAAATTCCATTTTTATTACGCAGACTCAAAAGAGAATTAAGCAAGGAAATCGTTGACATCCTCCCCATTCCCGGAATTGAAACAAGCTTAAGAGAGTTAAAGGATTGCGGATTTGAACTAGGAATTCTAACCTCCAATCTCACAGAAAACGTCAACGCTTTTTTAGAAAAAAATAATTTGCAAAATTTATTCACTTTTGTTTATTCTGAGAACAATTTATTTGGCAAAGATAAAGCACTCAAAAAAGTCTTCAAACGCCATGAAATTGCGCCTGAGAACTCAATTTATGTGGGCGATGAAACTAGGGATATTGAAGCCGCACGAAAAATGAAAGTTAAGTGCATTGCAGTGAGTTGGGGATTCAACGCGAAAGATGCGTTAGCTAGATATCAACCAGACTTTTTGGTAGACGATCCCCAGGAACTCATTCGCGTCATTCAATCTGTAGATGACGCAAGCCGACTTAGGGAAGTGTCAAGAGAATAA
- a CDS encoding DUF6464 family protein, which yields MEPDSLPTELILTNSRQSLGRINLDWMPQPGNYLDVEGKTYAVLERHHHYQYTVGGYYLQKISLHVKTAQRPTEKSLVEGRWVIGDASCTFNARSELLRCAIHPEGPCEGCRFYEPID from the coding sequence ATGGAGCCAGATTCATTACCAACAGAGTTAATTCTGACGAATTCTCGTCAGTCACTCGGTCGCATTAATTTAGATTGGATGCCCCAACCGGGAAACTATCTCGATGTTGAAGGCAAAACCTACGCCGTCCTCGAACGCCACCACCACTATCAATACACGGTTGGTGGTTATTATTTGCAAAAAATTTCTTTGCACGTCAAAACTGCTCAAAGACCAACAGAAAAGAGTTTGGTGGAGGGACGCTGGGTGATTGGCGATGCTTCTTGTACCTTCAATGCGCGGTCAGAACTCTTGCGCTGTGCGATTCATCCTGAAGGACCTTGTGAAGGATGTCGATTTTACGAACCTATTGATTAA
- a CDS encoding nuclear transport factor 2 family protein, whose product MVLIMGSSATIPSLTIDGVGELTILRYFETLNWKSFEETVALFDRDGELHPLFESPIIGHRAIASYFHSDANRGMKLNPCRGLVQHLGDSHTQIEVTGRVYTVFFSVNVVWQFLLNPDRKILRAKYSNE is encoded by the coding sequence ATGGTGCTGATAATGGGTTCGTCTGCCACAATCCCTAGTTTAACGATCGATGGCGTTGGGGAGTTAACGATCTTGCGTTATTTCGAGACGCTTAACTGGAAAAGTTTTGAGGAAACAGTCGCTTTGTTCGACCGAGATGGGGAATTGCATCCTTTGTTTGAGTCTCCAATTATCGGACATCGCGCGATCGCGTCCTACTTTCATTCTGATGCCAATCGTGGGATGAAACTCAATCCCTGTCGCGGATTAGTTCAACATCTAGGAGATTCTCACACGCAAATTGAAGTCACAGGGCGCGTTTATACCGTATTTTTCAGCGTCAATGTTGTTTGGCAGTTTCTCTTAAACCCAGATAGAAAAATCCTGCGGGCTAAATACTCAAACGAGTAG
- a CDS encoding OmpA family protein: MYSNLTNNLRLNYAEELKQFLILLGDSIDIEMNADKTTPQSPDLEVEEEFSDRIEYPSRWAWLGRILFRLLLLGVGGSLAAVAGILFAIASPRPQAQKPLVLEAWEILQRQTKQLNKTPEPAEPGTVKLPAISLTRSEKQQVQAQVDGLNKEWTSVRDRAQELEARLGIENSADRPLTERIETIEQALGQATTMVGDTPIAVDNSPLAANQVKVTLPSDVLFAENNTLSKDANLILDTIVTDLQRYSGSTIRIAVHTDDKGSAELNRERSFRQAEMLKNHLSQRLGKEYRWVAIGYGQTRPLVENDTPANRQRNRRVEIAVD, encoded by the coding sequence ATGTATAGTAATTTAACTAACAACCTGCGATTAAACTACGCAGAAGAGTTAAAACAATTTTTAATTTTATTGGGCGATTCGATCGATATTGAGATGAATGCAGATAAAACAACACCACAATCCCCAGATTTAGAAGTGGAAGAGGAATTTTCCGATCGAATTGAGTACCCCTCTCGATGGGCGTGGCTGGGGCGTATTTTGTTTCGCCTGTTGCTATTGGGGGTTGGGGGAAGTTTAGCCGCAGTGGCGGGGATTCTTTTCGCAATCGCGTCCCCCCGTCCCCAAGCCCAAAAACCCCTCGTTCTCGAAGCTTGGGAGATATTGCAACGACAAACCAAACAACTGAACAAAACCCCCGAACCCGCAGAACCGGGGACGGTTAAACTGCCTGCAATTTCCTTGACGCGATCGGAAAAACAGCAGGTACAAGCTCAAGTGGATGGTTTGAATAAGGAATGGACTTCCGTGCGCGATCGCGCCCAGGAATTAGAAGCAAGGCTAGGCATTGAGAACAGTGCAGATCGCCCCCTCACCGAACGTATCGAAACCATCGAACAAGCCCTCGGACAAGCGACCACAATGGTTGGGGACACTCCCATCGCCGTGGACAATTCCCCCCTCGCCGCCAACCAAGTTAAAGTCACCCTACCCAGCGACGTGCTTTTTGCCGAAAACAATACCCTCTCCAAGGACGCAAACTTAATCCTAGATACCATTGTCACCGACTTGCAACGCTATTCCGGCTCGACAATTCGCATTGCAGTCCACACCGACGACAAAGGCAGTGCGGAACTCAATCGAGAGCGTTCTTTCCGCCAAGCAGAAATGCTAAAAAATCATCTCAGTCAGCGTTTGGGGAAAGAATACCGTTGGGTTGCCATTGGTTACGGTCAAACGCGCCCCCTCGTGGAAAATGATACTCCTGCCAATCGACAGCGCAACCGTCGCGTTGAAATTGCTGTGGATTGA
- a CDS encoding cytochrome c oxidase subunit II, translated as MNIPSNIVTLLIGVTITLVSLWYGQNHGLLPIAASEEALQVDGIFNFMMTIATGLFLLIEGALIFMIFRFRRNEGDETDGPHIEGNVPLEIVWTAIPAVIVFMIAIYSFEVYNQMGGLDPMAAGDTGTQEIAHHHSPTGNANLIALDSNGSEIALGLGSSPERAEDQTLMVEVNGIQYAWLFNYPDTGILTGELHIPINREVNLKIKAGDVLHAFWLPEFRIKQDAIPGRETQLTFTATRLGEYPIVCAELCGAYHGGMKSTLYVQTQEEYDQWVQSNTLAQTEPLKESVATNPAPTSQEQFLEPFVEQMGVEAETVNQLHALHHEM; from the coding sequence GTGAATATTCCAAGCAACATCGTAACGCTCCTGATTGGTGTCACCATCACCTTGGTTAGCCTGTGGTACGGTCAAAACCACGGACTGTTACCGATCGCGGCTTCTGAAGAAGCGCTCCAGGTCGATGGTATTTTTAATTTCATGATGACCATTGCCACCGGTCTATTTTTACTCATAGAAGGGGCGCTCATTTTTATGATCTTCCGATTTCGTCGGAACGAAGGTGACGAAACAGACGGACCCCATATTGAAGGCAATGTCCCCTTAGAGATCGTCTGGACGGCGATCCCCGCAGTGATTGTCTTTATGATTGCCATCTACAGTTTCGAGGTCTACAACCAAATGGGAGGACTCGACCCGATGGCAGCAGGGGATACCGGAACCCAGGAAATCGCCCATCACCATTCCCCCACTGGTAACGCGAATCTCATCGCCTTGGACTCCAACGGTTCGGAAATTGCATTGGGATTGGGTTCTTCTCCAGAACGCGCCGAAGACCAAACCTTAATGGTAGAAGTCAATGGCATCCAGTACGCATGGCTTTTCAACTATCCCGACACCGGAATTCTCACCGGGGAATTGCACATTCCCATCAATCGAGAGGTGAACCTCAAAATTAAAGCCGGAGACGTACTGCACGCCTTTTGGCTGCCGGAGTTTCGCATCAAGCAAGATGCCATTCCCGGTCGCGAAACCCAACTGACCTTTACCGCAACTCGCCTTGGGGAATATCCCATCGTTTGTGCCGAACTCTGCGGCGCGTACCACGGCGGCATGAAGAGTACCTTGTACGTACAAACCCAAGAAGAGTACGACCAATGGGTGCAAAGCAACACCCTCGCACAAACCGAACCCCTCAAAGAGTCCGTCGCGACCAATCCCGCCCCAACCTCCCAAGAACAGTTTCTCGAACCTTTTGTAGAACAAATGGGCGTAGAAGCCGAAACGGTTAACCAACTGCACGCCTTACACCACGAGATGTAG
- the queG gene encoding tRNA epoxyqueuosine(34) reductase QueG: MSTSVNFPINADRVKQQALEIGFHQVGIADVQGGGVPNDSIERLQDWLALGYQADMAWMANPKRQNIRAVMSNVKSVICVALNYYTPHQRPQSVEYGKISRYAWGRDYHKVMHKKLKAFSRWLQEQGEGIQTRYYADTGPIQDKVWAQEAGIGWIAKNGNLITREYGSWVFLGEILTNLDLKPDTPHREHCGTCTRCIEACPTGAIAQPFVVDANRCIAYHTIENRSEQLPKAISSHLEGWVAGCDICQDVCPWNQRFSQETDIAAFQPYPGNVAPKLADLAEISDENWDKTFVASALRRIKPDMLRRNARANLEAL, encoded by the coding sequence ATGTCAACCTCTGTCAATTTTCCCATCAATGCCGATCGCGTTAAGCAGCAAGCACTAGAAATTGGCTTTCATCAGGTGGGAATTGCTGATGTCCAAGGAGGAGGAGTACCCAATGACTCTATTGAGCGCTTACAAGACTGGCTAGCCCTCGGATATCAAGCAGATATGGCATGGATGGCGAATCCCAAACGTCAGAATATTCGCGCCGTCATGAGCAATGTGAAGTCTGTTATTTGCGTTGCCCTCAATTACTACACGCCCCACCAACGTCCCCAAAGTGTCGAATACGGGAAGATTTCTCGTTATGCTTGGGGACGAGACTACCACAAGGTGATGCACAAAAAATTAAAAGCCTTTTCCCGTTGGTTGCAAGAACAAGGAGAAGGCATTCAGACTCGCTACTATGCGGATACGGGCCCCATTCAGGATAAAGTTTGGGCGCAAGAAGCAGGGATCGGCTGGATTGCTAAGAATGGAAATTTGATTACGAGAGAATATGGCAGTTGGGTTTTTTTAGGGGAAATTTTGACCAACTTAGACCTAAAACCCGATACGCCCCACCGCGAACATTGCGGGACTTGTACTCGTTGTATTGAAGCTTGTCCCACAGGCGCGATCGCGCAACCCTTTGTCGTCGATGCCAATCGCTGTATTGCCTACCATACCATTGAAAATCGTTCCGAACAGTTGCCCAAAGCCATTTCCTCACATCTAGAAGGTTGGGTTGCAGGATGCGACATTTGCCAGGATGTTTGTCCTTGGAATCAGCGTTTTTCCCAAGAAACAGATATTGCCGCGTTTCAGCCCTATCCCGGTAATGTTGCCCCTAAACTCGCAGATTTAGCCGAAATATCCGATGAGAACTGGGATAAAACCTTTGTCGCCTCCGCACTTCGTCGCATTAAACCGGATATGCTCAGACGTAATGCCCGTGCTAATCTTGAAGCGTTATAG